From a region of the Mercurialis annua linkage group LG1-X, ddMerAnnu1.2, whole genome shotgun sequence genome:
- the LOC126680533 gene encoding disease resistance protein RPV1-like — translation MASSTHAKFQVFLSFRGTDTRNSFTSHLYSSLQRKQIKTFIDYELERGSEISPTLLKLIEEAAISVVIFSENYAYSAWCLDELVKIIECKNMKNQMVLPVFYGVDPNNVGEQKGSYGDAFCRHEVSFSIARQKSWRNALSEAANLSGWDSLVIRPESKLIDEIVEDICKKLNSMSTSSQDSAEMYSGTPRIESSFWQANAGIPRIQSSFWN, via the exons ATGGCTTCCTCAACTCATGCCAAGTTCCAAGTTTTCCTGAGTTTCAGAGGTACAGACACTCGTAACAGTTTCACAAGCCATCTCTATTCTTCCTTgcaaagaaaacaaataaaaacattcatAGATTACGAACTCGAAAGAGGATCAGAGATTTCGCCAACGCTTTTGAAACTGATAGAAGAAGCAGCGATCTCTGTCGTGATTTTCTCGGAAAATTATGCATATTCAGCATGGTGTTTGGATGAATTGGTGAAGATAATTGAATGCAAGAATATGAAAAATCAAATGGTTTTGCCTGTTTTTTACGGCGTTGATCCGAATAATGTTGGTGAGCAGAAAGGGAGTTATGGAGATGCATTTTGTAGGCATGAGGTGAGTTTTAGTATTGCCAGACAGAAAAGTTGGAGAAATGCTTTGAGTGAAGCTGCTAATTTATCTGGTTGGGATTCTCTTGTTATTAG GCCTGAGTCCAAACTTATTGATGAAATTGTTGAAGATATTTGCAAAAAGTTGAACAGTATGTCTACGTCGTCTCAAGATTCGGCTGAAATGTATTCAGGGACTCCAAGAATTGAATCTTCATTTTGGCAGGCAAATGCAGGCATTCCAAGAATTCAATCTTCATTTTGGAATTGA
- the LOC126664316 gene encoding putative receptor protein kinase ZmPK1, protein MASQILLLTLSLIIYSPFLSSSASIYSLTKASSLSVHNTNDFLISPQASFLAGFFPVGDNAYSFAVWFNEPLCGNNCTVVWTANRDKPVNGKKSQLSLLKSGNLILSDADQLTVWATNTISETSVDLYLEENGNLVLKNLNGVVLWQSFDFPTNTILPLQPITKNWPLVSSRSESNYSSGFFKLYFDTDNVLRLLYDGTETSSIYWPDPELLSWEADRSSYNNSRVAYFDYLGNFNSTDGFTFSSADYGIRLQRRLTIDFDGNLRLYSRKNRNNRWSVSWQATSQPCRIHGICGPNSVCSYDPYYGRTCSCLEGYKMKDAGDWSLGCESEFNDDLCSGNEFTFRRLTHVEFYGYDFVFRSNYTLDMCKKVCLQRCDCLGFQFKFIKHDYPSNVPYCFAKSSLLNGHHSPNFEGDLYLKVPKRSRSSVKKFSLDCSVDVVKQSDRVYTKHHENGSLEFVVWFALIFGMIELIVIFLVWCLLIKTHQKTGAIRAGYLQIATGFRKFSYDELKKATRGFREEIGRGAGGIVYKGILSDNRVAAIKRLTINEAEQGEAEFRAEVSVIGKLNHMNLIEMWGYCAEANYRLVVYKYMENGSLSENLSAKRLEWKKRHGIALGTAKGLAYLHEECLEWILHCDVKPQNILLDSDYEAKVSDFGLSHPLKRDSHESSRLSKVRGTRGYIAPEWVLNLPITSKVDVYSYGMVLLEIVTGKSPTDDRGLVKWVRGNIDSSSELWMEKIVDVNLESKYDKKQMEILVGVALKCVDEDRDERPTMKQVVEMLLQDGKNCAKSFPSFSRTDSGPGPSVPGQVQTGSIGPG, encoded by the coding sequence ATGGCTTCTCAAATTCTCTTGCTTACTCTATCTTTAATTATTTACTCTCCCTTCTTATCCTCTTCAGCTTCCATTTATTCTTTAACCAAAGCCTCATCTTTATCTGTACACAACacaaatgattttttaatttccCCACAAGCCAGTTTCCTTGCCGGATTCTTCCCCGTCGGCGACAATGCCTACTCCTTTGCCGTATGGTTCAACGAACCACTATGCGGCAACAACTGTACTGTCGTTTGGACGGCAAATCGCGACAAACCCGTTAACGGGAAAAAATCCCAGTTATCTCTGCTAAAATCCGGCAATCTGATCTTATCAGATGCCGATCAACTCACCGTTTGGGCTACCAATACCATTTCAGAAACTTCCGTTGACTTATATCTTGAGGAAAACGGCAATCTTGTTTTAAAGAACTTAAACGGCGTCGTACTCTGGCAAAGTTTCGATTTTCCGACGAACACTATTCTTCCTCTTCAGCCTATTACCAAGAATTGGCCGCTTGTTTCGTCGAGAAGTGAAAGTAATTACAGTTCAGGTTTCTTTAAGCTTTATTTCGATACTGATAATGTTCTTCGTCTTCTTTATGATGGTACGGAGACTTCAAGTATATACTGGCCGGATCCTGAGCTTTTAAGCTGGGAAGCTGACAGGTCTAGTTATAATAATAGTAGAGTTgcttattttgattatttgggCAATTTTAATTCTACTGATGGTTTCACTTTTTCGTCTGCGGATTATGGAATTCGATTACAGAGAAGGCTGACTATTGATTTCGATGGAAATCTTCGATTGTACAGTCGAAAAAATCGGAATAATCGATGGAGTGTTTCATGGCAAGCTACGTCTCAACCGTGTAGGATTCATGGGATTTGTGGACCGAACAGTGTCTGTAGTTATGATCCTTATTATGGTAGGACTTGTTCTTGTCTTGAAGGGTACAAGATGAAGGATGCGGGTGACTGGTCTTTGGGTTGTGAGTCTGAATTCAATGATGATTTATGTTCGGGAAATGAGTTCACTTTCCGTCGGCTTACTCATGTCGAGTTTTATGGGTATGATTTCGTTTTCCGTTCTAATTATACGTTAGATATGTGCAAAAAAGTATGCTTGCAGAGATGTGATTGTTTAGGCTTTCAATTCAAATTCATCAAGCATGATTATCCTAGTAATGTTCCTTATTGTTTCGCGAAATCTTCGTTGCTTAACGGACATCATTCACCGAATTTCGAAGGTGATCTTTACTTGAAAGTGCCTAAAAGAAGTCGTTCGTCTGTCAAAAAGTTCAGTCTAGATTGCTCGGTTGATGTTGTCAAGCAGAGTGATAGAGTGTATACCAAACACCATGAAAATGGATCATTGGAGTTTGTCGTTTGGTTTGCTTTAATTTTTGGGATGATAGAGTTGATTGTTATTTTCCTGGTATGGTGTTTATTGATTAAAACCCACCAGAAAACAGGAGCAATTAGAGCAGGCTACCTTCAAATTGCGACAGGCTTTCGAAAATTCAGCTACGATGAGCTGAAAAAGGCGACTCGAGGTTTCAGAGAAGAGATTGGAAGAGGAGCAGGAGGAATTGTATACAAAGGCATATTATCCGATAATCGAGTAGCAGCGATAAAGAGGCTAACCATAAATGAAGCAGAGCAAGGAGAAGCAGAATTCCGAGCAGAAGTTAGCGTCATTGGCAAGCTTAATCATATGAACTTAATCGAAATGTGGGGATATTGCGCTGAAGCAAATTACCGACTTGTCGTTTACAAGTACATGGAGAATGGATCTTTATCTGAAAACCTCTCAGCTAAAAGACTCGAATGGAAGAAGAGACACGGCATTGCATTAGGTACGGCCAAAGGCCTCGCGTATCTACACGAAGAGTGCTTAGAGTGGATTCTACACTGCGACGTTAAGCCGCAGAACATACTATTGGATAGTGATTACGAGGCAAAGGTATCGGATTTCGGACTGTCACATCCATTGAAAAGAGATAGCCATGAAAGTTCAAGATTGTCGAAAGTAAGAGGAACAAGAGGGTATATTGCTCCAGAGTGGGTGCTTAATCTTCCGATCACATCAAAAGTCGACGTTTATAGCTACGGAATGGTGTTGTTGGAGATAGTAACTGGAAAGAGCCCAACAGATGACAGAGGGCTGGTAAAATGGGTGAGAGGAAATATTGATAGCAGCTCTGAACTCTGGATGGAGAAGATTGTTGATGTTAACTTGGAAAGCAAGTATGACAAGAAACAAATGGAGATTCTTGTTGGAGTAGCTTTAAAATGTGTTGATGAAGACAGAGATGAAAGACCCACCATGAAACAAGTTGTTGAAATGCTTCTACAAGACGGAAAAAACTGTGCTAAATCTTTCCCATCATTCAGCAGAACTGATTCTGGGCCAGGCCCATCCGTGCCTGGGCAAGTTCAGACGGGATCAATTGGGCCCGGATAG